The following DNA comes from Rosa rugosa chromosome 5, drRosRugo1.1, whole genome shotgun sequence.
GGAAATTTCCTCTCATACCATGAGCACACggattttaagtttttttttttttttttttcaattattattaCGAAAATATATTGACATGTGCAAAGTGTATGTTAAGAGACTAGCCAAATTTTACCATACTAGGCCtataagggcaactccaaccatagactctatttgggggtgctattctcattttagcacccccttgttgcactattcacataggactcaattctcatctccaaccatgaGGTGCTATATGAGGGTGCTGTTTTCACTAttcttgactaaaatataatatgagtataattttgataaatattatattaaaaatatgttaatttaattaaataaggtaaaaataaataatttaacattttatcataatatttaaaaattattcttattaATCCCTTGTTGTACTGTTCCAACGGGTATATTTTTCCCCTCAATTTTCTggtaattttttaaatttttttgaaacaaaaaggaaataatAACTCTTCAATTAATAAGAGCCGTTGATAAGTTTTTTCCCCTCAAATCTGAGCCATCAGATTGAAAATGGATCtgttgagtaaaaaaaaaaaaaaaaagggcacaTCGGACCATCCATATTTAAACCTAATCAATCAGGACCGCCGATTTCATGACCGTTGGGGGTTCTAACGGTCAGCAGGGGACAGAAAATGCTCGCGGGCCCCACGTCTGCAGATGAAAAAGCCCCTCACCTTCTCTCTCCAGCTCCTTGGCGCGCGTGCTGACCTTCTTCCCTTCAAATGGCGCGCGCGTCTCCTTCCTTCTCCACCCCTGGCGCGTTCCTCCCTCTTTTGGGCTGAGACAGCCCACATGCTGGCCCCCATGAACAGTGCCGAGTCCTGGTCTTGGAaaagtctcaaatatgagacttCAAATGGCTCCAAGTCTTATATTTATAAGACCAGATCCACCAAAAAGCCTTGGTTGGAGATGCAAAGTCTTATAATTGGCCAATTTTGAGTTTGGCAccccatggttggagttgccctaaggGTGGCCCGAAAAATCTTCCTTAAAAACTTTGGTgttccattttttatttttgattgaaTAGAACAAAACAACTTTAGTGTTCAGGTTTGACAGTAAATTGAATCTAGTTTATtagaaaatataagaaaatgAAAAGTAAATTTTGACGGCAGCCTATTATATATGTAATCGGAGTGAGAATCCTAAGTGATAGCGAACACAAGCTAAGCAAGTCTGTCACCAATGAGGGCCACTCACTTCCGTTAACTAAACCGCCACAACGAACACAGAGGCAGCCAGAGAGGTTCCTTCAATAGTGAGTTCGAGGATAATAATGTTGATAACGGTCAGAGgacccttttcttcttcttctccgctCTGCTTCAACAGCTTCTCTTATCCAACGCTGAAACGTTCAGTATGCAAACCCAGATTCTCTGTTCCCAGAAAACCCAACAGCATTACTTGTTGGAAGCTTGGCGTTCTATCCAGCAGGTATGCCAACCCTTTTTCTTCCTAGTTTAATTGGGCAACTGGGTCTTGGATTATGTATGGTCATCATGATTATGAAGAACATACTGTAATGGTTTATATTTAATCTTTAATGTCAATACACTTTTCTCATAGACAAGTGAAGCAATTAGCTACAAGTCAAATTGCATATTTGTAGGAGATAGAGTTGGCATTCGAAAATGGCATATACTCTCTGTGCAGCCATGATTATCCAATTTGGTAAATGAAACTATTTGCTAATGGCAATGGCTGACATAATAATTGAGTAGTAAACCCAATTAACTGTCAGTTTTATGATGTACTGGCTTAGAACACAGCAGTAAGATTGTTGGGATAGACACTTTACCTTGGGAGGAGAGTAGATGGCATATACAACACTATAGTGAAATGAGCGAAACTGGAGAATATTTGGATTTAAGTCATCTAGAACCGCGAGTATAGGATGAGAACATAAAATTGAAGAAACAGTTTGTATTTGGGTACTTCTTCACCACCATTTGTAATATATAGGACTATAGAGGAATCATTAATGTCTATTTGGGATCATCTAACTACTGATGATCTGTCTAGTTCCTTTGTTGGTTGTTTTCATATCAAAGTTCATCATGTTCTTCTAGAAGGCATATTTTGATTAGTGCATCTTTGTCTGTTGTATTGTGCAAGCTGCAAAATATTCCAATGAAAATGAACCATCTAGTCCTATTTTACTTGCTGCTTTGTCTTTTTTCTTGCATGAATTTTTAATAGACTCAATCCCACATCATTCCCATTTATtgattttcatttgtttttagtccaacttgaaagaaaaaaaagaaaagaaaaatagcacAAAGAGATAAGCTAATTTATGTAGATATTACACCAGTCTCGAACCCAAGACTTCTAACTGATACATCTGAAcccatttttcctcttttgctGATAAATTACTTTGCAGCTCTGAAGCCTCAGTTTTTGATCCCTTGGGTATAAATTCAGATGTACATTCTGGTCTAAATGCTACCTTGGATAATTTCCTATGGCTATTTTCAAAACCGTTAGAGAGTGCTTCAAGTTCTAAGAAGGAGAAATCTAACTCCACTCGAGGTTTAGCAGGTCTGTATCATGATGTAATATCTAATAAGCTCCTTAAATCGGTTCATTTTGCAATTGATACTTCTAGTTTTCAGCAGTTAATTAAGACATTTTGACATTCACAGCTGCCATAGAAGACAGTTCCATTGATTTTGGAGACTTTTTCAAAGGCCCGTTACCAGGGAAGTTTCTCATGCTGTTGGGATATCTGGCCTTATCTCGACTTGGAATATATATACCTCTTGGTGGGGTAAACCGTGACGCTTTTGTTGGAAATTTGGACCAGAACAGTTTGTTGAGCACTTTGGATTCATTTTCTGGAGGCGGCATTGGCCGACTTGGTATATGTTCACTTGGTATTGTTCCCTTCATCAATGCCCAGATTGTCTTCCAGCTCCTTGCACAAGTATATCCCAAGTTGCAGGATCTTCAGAAAAAAGAAGGTGAAGCAGGAAGAAAGAAAGTTCTGCGGTATACACAATATGCTTCGGTTGGGTTTGCAGTAGTCCAGGTTAGTGAGTCAAGCCTACTTTTCTTGAGATTTAGAATGGGCTTACAGTTCACAAGTTTTGAGTGTTAGTATATTCTCAATTAGTGCATTTATTTATCAAATGATTTTTCTGGTGACAAATTATATACAAGTGACAGCATTTGGCACTATTATGGCTATAAGCATGCTTATATatgccttttgtttttttttttttttttgactggaAGGCAATTGGCCAAGTATTCTTCCTTCGCCCATATGTCAATGACTTCAGTATGGAGTGGGTTCTCTCATCTGTGATCTTATTGACTCTTGGCTCAGTATTGACAACATACATTGGAGAACGAATCTCAGACCTAAAACTTGGGAATGGCACATCTCTTTTGATATTCACAAGCATCATCTCCTACTTTCCAGCATCTGTTGGTAGGACTGTTGCACAGGCATTCCAAGATGGTAACTATGTTGGACTCGCCACCATCATTGCCTCCTTTTTTCTGTTGGTCCTTGGAATTGTGTATGTTCAGGTAAATGCTACGTTTATTACAAAGATCCGTTTTGTTGATGTGGAGCAATAATTACAATTATCTAAACAAAGGTTTTCAGGAAGCAGAAAGGAAAATTCCAATTAATTATGCCTCAAGGTACACCAGCAGAAGTGCAGGTCCTCAAAGGTCTGCTTACCTCCCCTTTAAGGTCTGTACTTCAGTTTCTTCCTCACTTTCCAAAGTCAAGTTGCCAAATGCTTTTGTATTCATCAAGCTAATGATTAGAAAACACTAGTCTAAACATACTTGGGAACATTTGCAATCATCATCAGTGCAAACTGATATCATATCTTATGAAATAGTTCGCCTCCAAAGTTCAATGGAGATGCAATTTAAGTACTGACACCATATGCTGTATGGGTCAGAACCTAAAAGGACCTTTGACAGCATAACCATCGGCCCTCTTATAGTTGGTTTTGACCAGAATTTAGATATAGTCTATCCGCGTTGCCTGATATATGTCATACTACTTACAAATGTAGCAAAATATGTGTGGTCTACTAATACCTCTTACTTGCACATAAAAGTAATCTCAATACCTGTTTTCTTTAGGGTCTACCCGCGTTGCCTGATATATGTCATACTACTTCTTACAAATGTAGCAAAATATGTGTAGTCTACTAATACCTCTTACTTGCACATAAAAGTAATCTCAATACCTGTTTTCTTTAGGGTCTACCCGCGTTGCCTATATATGTCATACTACTTACAAATGTAGCAAAATATGTGTGGTCTACTAATTCCTCTTACTTGCACATAAAAGTAATCCCAATACCTGTTTACTTTCGCAATGTAATGGTTCTTGACAAAAGATAGACGATAGAACAACTGGAATAAGACAGTATTCATATTTGTTGTCTTATGAAGATGACATCTCTTTCATAAGGGACTATTTAACTCCTCTGTGCACAGAATACTTAAAAGTCAATTCCCACTGGAATGAGACAGTATCCATATTGGTGTGCATTAGTTCTGACTTtcatttaaaataataatcttatttttattattcGTGGAATATTAATGCAAAATGAACATATGTATGTTGTTTAATATTGGATATAGGCCTAGAAACCATTCAAAATAAATGAAAGTCATGGTCATTAGAAATAACAAAGTTCTTTCTGATATTTCCAGTGTTTTTCCAGCACCCTAAATTTCAGACATTTTAAAACTATAATCATCAGCAATAATAAAGTTCTGTTTCCCATATTACGAATACGCCTACCTTCATGATGCTTTTACTTACAGAAATGCTTTTCAGAGGTGCTCTCCATTCTGCCCTTCCTGTTTGGCTTATATATTTTGTACTTTACATTGTATATTGCTTGTATTGTATTAAGTTATGGTGACCATATACAATTTATTTCTAGCTATCTAACTAATTCAACTGTGCAGGTAAATAGTTCTGGAGTAATGCCAATAATATTTTCTACATCATCATTAGCTCTTCCTGGCACTTTAGCACGCTTCACTGGTTTAGCTCCATTGAAAACGGCTGCAGTGGCTTTAAATCCAGGGGGTAagaattgcaatttctattgctAGTAAAGATGTAGAGCTCATAGGAAATCAATAAGAACTATATATTGCCTTCATTTCAACTCACATGATTGGCTTGAAAACCTGCTACATTTTCCATTATTCATATTTTCCTTGTGTATAACTTAACAGACAAATCCTTGTAGGTTCATTCTATCTCCCCACCAACATCCTTTTAATAGCCTTCTTCAACTACTACTACACTTTCCTACAATTGGATCCTGATGATGTAAGTGAACAGTTGAAGCGCCAAGGAGCATCAATTCCACTTGTACGGCCGGGTAAAAGCACAGCTGCATTTCTTAAGACGgtaattttcttctttgttaAGGAAAATTTGTGGTCAATTATTTGCATTATTGAGTGGAGTGTTTAATCAGCTGGCTTGATATTCTTAGTCATACATAACCTGGTTTTGGGAGTTACGCGAAAATAGTGGTATATTGTTGTTTAAAGTTGAATCGATTTATCTTATGAACATGTAAAGTGGCTCAACCTATCAACCCGTAGTAGTAACTAGTAAGAATGTGAACATTTCTAAGGCTCTGGCAGTGTACAGTGGAAATTGGAAAGTCTAATTAATTGCCCCATCAATCAGTTGTCATAGTCATGACTCATGCTACACATATTGGTTTTTTACTGTATCAATCAGTTATTTGTTCATGGCTTCAGGTTGAGTCTCAAAGCATACACACCCTGCTGATCCAATTCAACTTTCACTCAGAATATTGCTAAATATATTGCTCTCCTAAGTTTTCTCCTTACTTCAAGGGTTGGGTCTCAAATAATATTTTTACATTTCCTGGCGCTTCAAATAAACTTTCACGGAGAGAATTGCTAAATAGGATGTTGCTTCCAAGTTTTCTGATATGttatttctttccttctgcAACTCATGAGTTTATCCTTGGATTTCTATCAGCATGCTTGAAGTTTGGAATGAAAGTTAAATCTTGTTAGCTTCAATTTAACATGGATTTTTCAACATGCTTTTGTGTTTGATCACAGGTTTTAAGTCGAATATCAGTTCTAGGTTCAGCCTTTCTAGCAATCTTGGCTGCTGGTCCTGCTGTTGTCGAACAAGTCTCACACCTTACTGCATTTCGGGGATTTGCGGGCACATCTGTTCTCATTCTTGTTGGTTGCGCAACTGACACTGCACGTAAAGTTCAAGCTGAGATAATTTCTCAGAAGTACAAGAACATAGAGTTTTATAACATTGACAAGTATGACCCATAAGAGATGAGAAGCTATCCCCAGCAGAAAGGTTGGGTTATATATATGCAAAGGAAGCACGTAATGGGATAGGGCTCAATATGAAGTTATGAACAGATTTTCATACGTTAGGTATGCTAAGTTGGTCGGTCATGTGCGAGGTGATTCTTCAGTTTTCTGAATGTACATTAATGGACATAGAGATCAACTGAAGCTTGTACATATTACTGAAGCTTGTGCCCATTTTTATTGATAAGATGTTTGTGAATTCATTCCGACTGGTTGCCCAATTACTCTTGTAGTCAAAGGGGAGCGGATATGAATTTGCCTTGTTACATCTTTCTTCCTAATGAGAAACTCGCAAAAaattttggtcttgaaatggAAAACAGTAACAAGATCCCCCAAGCATCACATAGTAGCTTCTCTGGAGGGGACAACACACCTCATCTCTCTGGAGTTATCTCAAATTCAATCTCTCCTCGCTCGTTGTCGTGGTGACATAGTCTCTAGTCACGGGCAAGTAACActattgagaatatatacatcccacatagaACAAATGGGACCTTGTCTATGGATTTATTAGGGTTTGGACCACTCCAttcattgtcaattggttttggatgtgaacctcaaattactttatcatggtatcagagcaggttatCCCACGTATGCATGCctcacggccacacgggctccacgtcacccaaagttgtccacgtgtatggcttgaaaattcgccataagggtttgggtcactccaccAATTGGCTACTTTATCAAACACCAACCGGCCAGACTTTTCGGCGATTTAGATGCCACAGTTAAGTTTAGAGTCTTACCTAGGTATTGTTTTACCTAGCAAGGTGTATGATAGGGTTGAATGGAGCTTCCTTGGGGCTATTTTGAGGCAGTTTGGATTTGCGGAGGCTTGGGTTAGAATGGTTTTGAGTTGTGTTAGCAGAGTATCGTAATCATTCCTAATTAATGGGAAGCTAAAGGAAGAATGAGGCCTTCACGTGAACTCAGGCAAGGGGATTCCACTAGGTTGGAAATATTTCGGTTCGGGCTCGGGCTCATAGAAATTTTGGATGGCCCGGCCCACGCCCATTCCTAATTGCGGCTCTAACCAGCATAATGCCcaagttagagagttgattgtggccctaaTTGGCATAATTGATACAATGAATGGATAACTTGTTTAGTAACCCTAACCGGTGCTAAATACGGGACTCAACACATATAAGAATTGCATTTGTGAGATTGACATCCATGTTTGAAAGATAGTGTGAATTACCcaacactcccatgttcccattaatttagaaactcaaatttaattttcttgttCAATAATTAGTAGTGTTGTTTTACTTTTGGTTTTTCCACTGACTTAGAAATTCACAATTCAAACTTCCACAAAAATTCTACCTTCATTGTGTAAAACTCATCGGGTTCGTCTATAGTACCTTAATGCACCGATACATTAAGTAGATTAGTTTGATATAGAGGTAGACTAACTAAATACAGAGGTAGACTAATTTGAGATTAAGTCAAGGTTGTCTACTTATGCATGGAGTCAGTCTACTTCTGTATCAAATCTAGTTTACTTGATGTACTGGTACATAAATGCACAGTGAAATTTTCTTAACCCATttaggctacaagttagtggctttgattaggcttggTGTAAGCTAACCAGAGCATTGCCAAGGCTTGATGCCCTCTGTgaataatttattttatttttcattgtatgctttCGAGTTGTCCTAGAGCTGAAAACCTAGGTTAGATCCCAACACCTAGTCCTCCTGCTATGATAACTAAGGTCTAAATAATTCCCTTACTTGACATGATTCGTATGCTTGTGAGTATATGAACCAAGTCAGTCCCTCCAAGACCACATGAAACTAGCTAGTGAACATAATGATCTACATTAGATCTCATCAGGATTGCCCTATCTATCCTCTGAGGGGAAGTTTGGCTTCAAAATCCGGTTCGAATAAGAGAAGTACGCCGTGTTAATGTGCCTTGGATCCACATCTCAAGGTCAGGCATGATAAGCATTTTCGAGTGGTTTGTCACTGTAAATTCATCGGTTTGACTGTTGTGTTTTCATACACATATTTGGACAACATATGAAATGAATGTATAGATAACTGGATATATAATTTTGTAGTAGCGTAGTGTTGGGCAAATATATGTATGCATAGATAgatgcacacacacacacacatacacacaaaGGTGCAATTCCTCGTGCCATTAATGGCATCTATAATTTTGCATGAAACTTTATTGTCATCTATTATAGAATTTCTTATAGCGACAACCCTGAACTAGATAAGATCGCCACGTTTCAAAAACCCAATACCACATACTAGACCATTGATTCAAACCATTGTTTTTACAAAACAGGGCCGGCCTTGAGGGTTGCCGCCTGAGGCGACCGTCTCAGGCCACCGGTTCCGGGGGGCCTCGAAGGATTCAGTTCTGTATATATGGCATATATCGTATATATATCGTTTTTGCTTTCACATATGCATATTACAATGTTACTCAAGTGGAAGCGCAGTTTGTCAGCACCTTAGCCAACCAGAGTTCGACTCCCAGCGACcttttttacttcttttttcctttttaattagttaaatcaattttacttcttttttcctttttaaaatcAATTTTCCTTGGACCAGTGGCCCAACCCACCTTTTCCCTTTCCTTCTCCATATAAAAAAGTAGAACTGATCCCCTTGCTTCTCCATATGAAAAATTACCCAAATTAAACCCcatataaaaaatttattttaactATTTTTGTATTTCAGAAATTCTTCAAGTATGAATAAAAGTTCATACacactttttttaattttaattctatATTTATTTGTAatcaaaacacattattttgtACTGTTATTTGGCGAAAATATTATATATCTGGGAGGCCACATTGTAATTCTTCGCCTCAGGCCTTTGGAATCTCAAGACTGGCCCTGTTACAAAACCACATGTTTTCTGGAACACCCCGCTTTTTATATAAATAGTCCTAAGCTCAGTAAATGCTCAAATATTCCATAATTTCTCATTCTCTGATAACAGTTATAGATTTAGAGTTTGAAGATTTTCTTAATCTCAAAGATGAACATATAGATGGtgagaaaattgaaaagggGATATGAGAAGTACAATTCAAACATCGAATCAATAACTTACCAGAGGTATTAACCCTTTTATAATATCTCCACCCATtttttaccaactttttctagaTAATTCACCAACTCGTGTTTAATCTATAAACAGAttcatctctttcttttttactaattttcatttgcatttttttttttccttttttctaagAGCTTTCACTGATTCTCAGTATTTGTTATTTTGGATTCTTGCTACATATATTCAAAATCTTTTGGTGAAGATACATGATCTCAAGTATCAAGATTATATAATTCTAGAATCTGAAATCTGTTTTTAAGGTTTTTAACTTTGTCATTATTTCTTGGGCCAAAtattgtttagtaccctgtggtatgggCTATGTGATAACATTGAGAATTAATGTTTTAACGGAAATTTTATAGATAAGATTGTCCAAACAAATTCAAATATAAGGTGGCAGGATTGATAAGATAGAAAGTATTGATGAGAAAAGTATTGTCGGAACATATTCAAATCTAGGGTTTAGGGAAAACACATTGATGAGAAAGTATTGATGAGAAAATAccatcaaatatatatatatacgaaaatgttctgaagaggacgttcgcaacccagaaaaagtgcggacgtcgctcctccggcctcgatcgagcagcgacggcgcggcgcggcttgTCGGAGGGACGCCGAGGGTCGTGCGGAAGGGTCTGCGGtacggtggagtcgccggcgatggTTCTGccgtgctgcacagaacctgcaactgcaggtgaggtagctgcccagaaaccggcaagcccgacctcctccgacctcgaacgccgcCCAGAAGAGATCTGGGACGCCTCCAGCCTCACTCCGACCATCCCCGCTCCGCCGTCGTCGCCTGAAACCGcctgctgcgtcgacgtccgcactttagcgaaagtgcggacgtccgcttcagatccttcctctatatatatatatataaagagtcAACTATTATTGATCTCATGAGCTTAAATaaataagggctaaatactgtttagtaccctgtggtatgagccaaacatcgattcagtccctcgactttcaatttcatcaaaaacacccctacaaTATCatattctcgtccaataggtccctccgactcaattccgtcaatttcagacgttaagtgctgacatgacatttccaactcatcaaaaatggggcccacatggaagtgaaattcccaaactaaCCCTGACCAACCaaatatggaaaaatccaaaataaattcaacactttgaggttggggagactcgaactcCCCCCAATACATGTACAAACAAAAGCCCCaaaccaccagaccacttgcatggtactgctatattgcaaacaaaaataacatatatctgtataatatttttttatatttaaaaagtCATCGTCCTTCTCcacccatctctctcctcctctcctcttctt
Coding sequences within:
- the LOC133712267 gene encoding preprotein translocase subunit SCY1, chloroplastic; protein product: MLITVRGPFSSSSPLCFNSFSYPTLKRSVCKPRFSVPRKPNSITCWKLGVLSSSSEASVFDPLGINSDVHSGLNATLDNFLWLFSKPLESASSSKKEKSNSTRGLAAAIEDSSIDFGDFFKGPLPGKFLMLLGYLALSRLGIYIPLGGVNRDAFVGNLDQNSLLSTLDSFSGGGIGRLGICSLGIVPFINAQIVFQLLAQVYPKLQDLQKKEGEAGRKKVLRYTQYASVGFAVVQAIGQVFFLRPYVNDFSMEWVLSSVILLTLGSVLTTYIGERISDLKLGNGTSLLIFTSIISYFPASVGRTVAQAFQDGNYVGLATIIASFFLLVLGIVYVQEAERKIPINYASRYTSRSAGPQRSAYLPFKVNSSGVMPIIFSTSSLALPGTLARFTGLAPLKTAAVALNPGGSFYLPTNILLIAFFNYYYTFLQLDPDDVSEQLKRQGASIPLVRPGKSTAAFLKTVLSRISVLGSAFLAILAAGPAVVEQVSHLTAFRGFAGTSVLILVGCATDTARKVQAEIISQKYKNIEFYNIDKYDP